A stretch of [Clostridium] innocuum DNA encodes these proteins:
- a CDS encoding site-specific integrase: MSKKRRDSKNRVLRSGESQRKDGRYAYKYIDTFGNPQFVYAWKLVPTDKTPAGKREDISLREKVKEIQKDLDDGIDTIGKKMTVCQLYAKQIRHRGNVRYNTKNGRKRLMKLLEEDKLGGCPIDSVKLSDAKEWAIRMKEKGISYKTISNDKRSLKAAFYTAIQDDCIRKNPFDFQLNTVIEDDTEPKVPLTPAQEESFLSFAQNDKVYQKYYDELIILLGTGLRISELCGLTDTDINFENRIINVDHQLLRSAETGYYIETPKTKSGIRQIPMSEKVYEAFNRVLKRRRGAKAVTIDGYSNFLFLNRDGYPKTATNYDGMFRGLAKKYNKYHEEALPKVMTPHTLRHTFCTNMANAGMNPKALQYIMGHSNITMTLNYYAHATFDSAKAEMLRIAA, from the coding sequence ATGTCAAAGAAAAGACGTGACAGCAAAAATCGAGTTTTGCGGTCGGGAGAGAGCCAGAGAAAAGACGGAAGATATGCTTACAAATATATAGATACCTTTGGTAATCCGCAGTTTGTGTATGCGTGGAAGTTAGTACCTACGGACAAGACCCCTGCCGGAAAGCGTGAGGATATATCCCTACGAGAAAAGGTAAAAGAGATACAGAAAGACCTTGACGACGGGATAGACACCATAGGCAAGAAAATGACGGTCTGCCAACTTTATGCAAAGCAGATACGCCACCGGGGAAATGTAAGGTACAATACGAAAAACGGACGCAAGCGGCTGATGAAGCTACTGGAAGAAGATAAACTTGGGGGCTGCCCGATTGACAGCGTGAAGCTGTCCGACGCGAAAGAATGGGCAATCCGCATGAAAGAAAAAGGAATTTCCTATAAGACTATCAGTAATGACAAGCGTTCCTTGAAAGCTGCCTTTTACACAGCGATACAGGACGATTGCATAAGGAAAAATCCTTTTGACTTCCAGTTAAACACTGTCATTGAAGATGATACAGAACCAAAGGTTCCGCTAACACCAGCGCAGGAAGAAAGTTTTTTGTCCTTTGCTCAAAATGACAAAGTTTATCAGAAGTATTATGACGAGCTTATTATTTTGCTTGGGACAGGGCTTCGTATCTCTGAACTTTGCGGGCTGACCGATACTGACATTAACTTTGAGAATAGGATAATCAATGTAGACCACCAACTTTTAAGAAGTGCGGAAACAGGATATTACATTGAAACACCAAAAACGAAAAGCGGTATTCGTCAAATTCCAATGAGCGAAAAAGTATATGAAGCATTTAACCGAGTGCTGAAACGGCGCAGGGGTGCAAAAGCTGTTACTATTGACGGTTACAGCAACTTCCTTTTCCTCAACCGGGACGGCTACCCGAAAACAGCTACCAATTATGACGGTATGTTTAGGGGGCTTGCAAAGAAGTACAACAAGTACCATGAGGAAGCTCTACCGAAAGTAATGACACCGCACACCTTACGTCATACGTTCTGTACCAACATGGCAAATGCCGGAATGAACCCGAAAGCATTACAGTACATTATGGGACATTCCAACATTACTATGACGCTGAACTATTACGCACACGCTACTTTCGACAGCGCAAAAGCTGAAATGCTGCGGATAGCAGCTTAG
- a CDS encoding helix-turn-helix domain-containing protein encodes MSNADVPIWEKYTLTIDEAAKYFRIGENKLRKLAEENPAAGWVIMNGNRIQIKRKQFEKMIDTIDTI; translated from the coding sequence ATGAGTAACGCCGACGTGCCTATTTGGGAAAAATACACGCTTACGATAGATGAAGCAGCTAAATACTTCCGTATCGGAGAAAACAAGCTGCGTAAATTAGCCGAGGAAAATCCTGCCGCCGGGTGGGTTATTATGAACGGCAACCGTATTCAAATCAAGCGCAAACAGTTTGAAAAAATGATTGATACCATAGACACAATCTGA
- a CDS encoding helix-turn-helix domain-containing protein, with the protein MTAQISKSEQDERGLLPYPVIIAATKGDPEAMNIVVQHYESYIASLSMRKLRDERGNIYWGIDEDIRDRLRSRLMRAVLSFKV; encoded by the coding sequence ATGACTGCACAGATTAGTAAATCAGAACAGGACGAACGCGGCTTGTTGCCTTACCCGGTAATCATAGCCGCTACTAAGGGCGACCCGGAAGCTATGAACATTGTCGTACAGCATTACGAAAGCTACATAGCGTCCCTGTCTATGCGAAAGCTGCGTGATGAGCGCGGAAATATCTATTGGGGCATAGATGAGGATATACGCGACCGCTTGCGTTCGCGTCTTATGCGGGCTGTCCTTTCATTCAAGGTTTGA
- a CDS encoding sigma-70 family RNA polymerase sigma factor, whose protein sequence is MNEPIRTQWQIRCAFNGFCKLALKREAMNAHRDTKQRQLREVTFSDLSPLEEKQLYVCDEYFADDEAEQSFVVGGKEITAKLLAEALHSLPEEKRETVLLYYFFDMSEREIAKFCNLSRTTVQSRRTSSMKLLKRYLEEKAYDCTD, encoded by the coding sequence ATGAACGAGCCTATTCGTACCCAATGGCAAATCCGTTGTGCTTTTAACGGCTTTTGCAAACTGGCGTTGAAGCGAGAAGCTATGAATGCCCACAGGGACACAAAGCAGCGACAATTACGCGAGGTTACTTTTTCTGACCTGTCGCCACTGGAAGAAAAACAGCTCTACGTCTGCGACGAGTATTTTGCAGATGATGAAGCAGAACAGTCTTTCGTTGTCGGCGGCAAAGAAATTACTGCGAAGCTGCTTGCCGAAGCCCTGCACAGTTTGCCGGAAGAAAAGCGGGAAACCGTACTGCTGTATTATTTCTTTGACATGAGCGAACGCGAGATTGCAAAGTTTTGTAATCTGTCAAGGACAACGGTACAGTCCCGCCGGACAAGCTCAATGAAGCTGTTAAAACGCTATTTGGAGGAAAAAGCCTATGACTGCACAGATTAG